TGCCAGTGATTTTCTGCATCGAAGCCATGATTTTGACATTCAGGATCGGATACGTAGCGAAAGCTATTTAGCGCAACATCTACAACGCTTACCCGGTAAAAAAATCATCTTTACCAATGCACCTGCTAATTATGCCCACCGAGTCATACAAGCGCTGGGGATCCATCGATTATTTGATCGCGTCTTTTCTGTAGAGGACATGCAACGACAACAACGCTACAGGCCCAAACCCTCTACTGCCTTAATGCAACAAGTATTGGCTGAATTACACTTGCCCGCCGCCCATTGCATTTTTGTGGATGACACCTTACGTAATCTCAAGGCCGCCTATCGACTAGGGATCAAAACCGTACATATGGCCCATCCAGCCACACCGTTTTCCTCACAGTATGCTGGACGAACCAGTTATATCGATTTACGCGTGCACTCTATTCGTCAACTGGCGCAACATTGGCACACGCTGTTGTAATTAACAATGACGCGTAAAAAACGCCATACTACGCTCAATCGCTAATCGATCTGCATCTGCATCAAAATGCATGCCTTTAGGGCGCGCAAAAGCATGATCACAGCCCGCATACACATGGGAC
This Paenalcaligenes faecalis DNA region includes the following protein-coding sequences:
- a CDS encoding pyrimidine 5'-nucleotidase, encoding MRSTPLAKKQPDLVWLFDLDNTLHNASEFIFPLIDDLMGQSIQHLLQMDEAQADLLRRTYWLRYGATLIGLVKHHGISASDFLHRSHDFDIQDRIRSESYLAQHLQRLPGKKIIFTNAPANYAHRVIQALGIHRLFDRVFSVEDMQRQQRYRPKPSTALMQQVLAELHLPAAHCIFVDDTLRNLKAAYRLGIKTVHMAHPATPFSSQYAGRTSYIDLRVHSIRQLAQHWHTLL